In Pleuronectes platessa chromosome 5, fPlePla1.1, whole genome shotgun sequence, a single genomic region encodes these proteins:
- the psph gene encoding phosphoserine phosphatase, which translates to MTSISQTKELFRRADAVCFDVDSTVIKEEGIDELAKFCGVGDACTEITRKAMGGSLTFKTALTERLSIIRCSREQVNKLITDHPPQLTPGIRELVDDLHQRNIKVFLVSGGFRCIVEHVATQLNIPLQHVYANRLKFYFNGEYAGFDESQPTAESGGKGKVINLLKEQYGFKTVVMIGDGATDLEACPPASAFIGFGGNVTRPQVKERCSWYVTSFGELLKELEKI; encoded by the exons ATGACGTCAATTTCCCAAACGAAGGAACTGTTCAGgagagcagatgctgtgtgtttCGATGTGGACAGCACAGTCATCAAAGAGGAGGGCATCGATGAACTCGCCAAATTCTGTGGTGTTGGGGATGCCTGCACTGAGAT AACTCGGAAAGCAATGGGCGGCTCATTGACGTTCAAAACGGCCCTGACTGAGCGTCTCTCCATCATCCGATGTTCCAGAGAGCAAGTGAACAAGCTGATAACAGACCACCCACCTCAGCTCACACCAGGCATCAG GGAGCTGGTGGACGATCTGCACCAGCGCAACATAAAGGTGTTCCTCGTTTCAGGAGGATTCCGCTGCATCGTCGAACATGTGGCCACTCAGCTCAACATTCCTCTGCAGCACGTCTATGCAAACAGGCTCAAGTTCTACTTCAACG GAGAGTATGCTGGTTTCGATGAGAGTCAGCCCACAGCTGAGAGCGGTGGAAAGGGGAAGGTCATCAACCTGCTGAAGGAACAATACGGCTTCAAGACCGTGGTGATGATCGGGGATGGAGCCACCGATCTTGAGGCCTGCCCTCCTGCT AGTGCATTTATTGGATTTGGCGGGAACGTCACCAGGCCGCAGGTGAAGGAGAGGTGTTCGTGGTACGTGACCAGTTTCGGCGAGCTCCTAAAAGAACTGGAGAAGATTTAA